A segment of the Mogibacterium diversum genome:
TGCTTACTTTTAGGTCATCTGGCACATATATAATCCACTCATTTTCATTTACTGTATTCCTATTTATTTTGTTCCCGCTTATGTCCACTATGTTTGTTGTTCTTAAATAATTATCATTTACATACGCATATTTCCCATAAAAAGCTTGATCTTTCATATATTTATCATCATAGCCAGTGCTTCCATATTCTGGATTAGGTGCAAAGAATAGTATCCCCCCTTTGTTATCAAGCTGATTCCAAAGCTTATTTAGTTTAGGGGCAACTACATTATTAAACTTGTCATCATCTTCGACATAAGCCCATGACCAAGTACAAGCGGTATTCGTATAATGCTTTGAATCTCTCCAATTTTCAAGACACCCTCTCAGACTTATGTATTCTTTATAAGACATGACACTTATAGTTGCAAAATATATGGTTATAGCAGTCACAATTATTTTCGTTAATTTAGAGTTTCTGATAGAGTATTTTCTGTAACCTTTTAACCATTTAATTAAATTTATTGATTTTATCTTTCTATATAACAGAATCCACTCGGCAAAAAATAGCACGGCAATTATCTTACTGATAGCCACATATATATCTTTCATAAGAAATACGCATTCAAAATTCATATATTCATTTATTAATAGCATAATAACTGCTATAGAGCCCACTACTCCTATACAGCTAGGAAGTAATAGGATATCAATTGTTTTTCTTATTGATAACCCAAAGTAGTTGTAACCAAGAAGTCCTTCAACAGCCAATTCTTTCGAAATTAGATTGTTAAATAAGATGCACGAAACAACGAATATGGATATAATGCATCCTACAAGGATCATATATAAAACCACTTGGTTCCATGTGATTCCACTTGTCACAACATAGCTTTTATCAATCACCGCAGTCATTTCTTTAGATCTATTAATTTCTTTAACAAATTCATTTATTTCTTTTTCCGTGCCCCTGACATGATAATCCCCACTAAAACTTACTTCATTCATTTTTTCAAAAGACTTTAACTGAACTTTTTTTCTTGTAAGCAAACTTTTAATTTCTCCACTAGAGAATTTATTTAGCTTATTCTCCTTTTTATTTATCTTGATATTCCAATAGCTATCCTGAAACCAGTTTACATCATTTAAATAAATATATAATTTTAAAGTTTGGCGTTCTCTGGTACCATTCATTGGTTTTCGTTCAGATTTTATGAAGCTAATATTATTATTTTGGGCTATCCCTTCAAGTTTTATAATTGAATTTTTATTTGCATGTTCATTTGATGTTATGTTAATAGTAGTGTCAAACTCATGAAGAAAATAATTTAAGAAGACGTCATCTTCTTCATAGAATTTACCAATGCTAATTATCATAATTAGCAAAACCGTTATGCCCCAAATAATCTTCTTCATGTCTTTTCTCCATAATTTATTATTAAATATTGGAAACACTGAAGTGAATCAGTGTTTCCATATCTCAAATATTAAAATAACGTTTACTTAACCGTAGCCCACGCTTTGTTACCGAATACTGCTCTTTCCCATGATGCCTCAGCCCTCCTTCCAGCAACGGTCCATCCAGAAGACGACAGCCTTCCACCAGCTCCTTGAACTGTTGTTTTGTGGACTTTATATTTATGATCATACTTTGACCACACATACCTATTACCAACACCATGTATCCATGAACCGCCTAGAAATTTTTTCCAGCCACTATTATAGTTTGCTGGCATCAGTTTACTATAATCTGCATCTGGAATTACTACTTCGTATCCCAAATTTTCAACATATGGCAAATCTATGTTCTCCGTCGCAAATGTTGGTACAGAAAACGATAAAACAATCACTATCATTACCGCCAGTATTACTTTCTTTTTCATAATTTATCTCCTTTGTTAATAATTGAAAAATACATGTAAAAGTAATCTATCACTAATAGTAAGTTAATCTAAAATGAATTCGTCTTTCATATTAAGCCCTCCATCTCTTGTCAATAAACTAAAAAGGATATCCTATATTTATTTTTAGGATATCCTTCGTTCGGTTTGGTTACATTTTCTTTTTTTATTTCTTGCTTTTTCTTTGCTTTTCATTTTTTGTATGGCAACTTTACATTAGCAAAAACCTTTCCACTGCTTTCATTAATTTCAAAATCACCACCGAGATGATTCACTAACTCATTTACAATGGTAAGACCTAATCCTGATCCATTTCCTCCTCTTCGCCTTGATAAATCACCTCTGTAAAACTTAGTTTTTACCATGTCCCAATTTATAATCACATCACTCTTAATAGTATTAATAATCCCTATATTAAGTATGTCTTTAGCAATCTCCACATTTACTTCTATTTCTGAGCCATCACTAGAATAATTTATCGCATTGGTTGTTAGATTATCTAGAATCCTTAAGAGCAACTGAGGATCCATTTTAACATCGATGCAGTCTTTTTCTGCAATTTTGAGCTTTAATTTATGGTGTTTAATTATAATTCTTTTTTCATCTTCCCACTGTTTAAAGAATATACCTATATTGAAAGTTATTAGGTTTAAAGGTATATCGTTTAAACTAAATTTTAGATACGAAAAGAACTCTTCTGTTAATTGGTTCAGATATTGAACATTTTCATAAATAATGTTAATGAATTTACTTTTGCTCTGTTCAGAGATTTCCTTTTCTTCATTAAGAAGCGTAATGTATCCAACCATATTAGCTATAGGAGTTTTAATATCATGGGCAAGGTATGTTAGAAGATCCGTCTTCTCTTGATATTCCCTTTCGTATTTATCCATTAATTCATTGTTGTAATTTTTTAGCTCAACGAACATCTCTCTCTCTAGTGCTAATGATTCGTGAAAATCAATTAAATCATTACCTTCCCGTGTTAGATACAAGAACCCTGCCCTAATGTATCGATTGTATTTATCATGTCTCCTCTTTTGAATATAAAATAGCCCACATATCATTAGTAATAAAAAAAAGATTATAATGCCATACCTTCCAAATCTAAAGTATGCAGAATGTAAGCTATTAAAACGTTTACTTGAGAGACTGTTGTATACTGCAATATCAACACATTCAAATATAACTATGCTTATAACAGAACTTGCAACAATCCAAATTATTTGATAAACAACGGTCTCTATAAAATATCCTTTATTTTTAAACATTTATTTTATACCCAACTCCCCACACAGTGGCAATAATTGAACCAGCCCCTAATTTTTCAAATTTGCTCCTTATTCGTCTAATGTGCACCATCACAGGATTTACCTCGGATTCTAGAACTTGATCCCCCCATATTACATAATGAATATCATTCATATTATAAATCTTGTCAGGGTCTTCCATAAGAAGCCATAGTATTTCAAATTCCTTTGGTGTTAAATCTATATTATGTTTTTTATAGTATGCTTTATGGGTCTTTTTACTTAACTTTAAGTCACTAATTTCCCTTTCATAATCGTTTTTTTCGCTATCTTTTTTAGAATACTCATAAGTCCTTCTAAATTGTGATTTTATCCGAGCAATCAGTTCATACGGTTCAAAGGGTTTTACTATGTAATCATCTGCGCCCATATTTAAGCCATATATTCGATGGGCAGAACCCTCAAGAGCCGTTACCATTATAATAGGTATGGTGGAATACGCTCTAATTTTAAGACACACCTCTAGACCACTAATATCTGGTAATAGTAGGTCTAATAAAATTAAATCAAACTTATCTTCTAGCATCATGGTTATTGCATCGCACCCTGTAGGTGCAACTTCTGTTTCCCATTCTTCAGCCATTAAATATATCTTTATAAGTTCGGCTAGGCTATTATCATCTTCAACGATCAAAATCCTTCTCTTCATAAGTATCTCCATAGTTCTAGTCATGTATACACGAATCATTTCATTAACTATATCTACTAGCCCTAGCTTGATTTTACACTTTTTCATACTAAAAAATCGAGTAAAATAAAAAAATCAGCAATTATAGATTTTGCAATGCATGATATGCATATGTTACTACTCTATTGCTGATTCTTTGGTTTATATTTACTTTTTCTATTAATTCATCAGATAAATCTTCTCAATAATTAAATCTTACTTATATCCCTCATTATCGCTCTTCTTACTTGTCACATTAAGTGCAACCCATAGCACGAATGCTACCAAGGTAAATACGATTAGCGCATAGAAGTTCGAATCATACTTTCCACCTGCAGCCTCGAGCAGCTTAGCAGAGATATTAGGTCCGATTATAGCTGCTGGGATTAGAGAGAAGTTTGCGATACTGAAGTTAGTTGGAAAATACTTATGACCGAACGCCTTATTGATGTATGCAGATGTTAGAGTTGGAGTTCCTCCATAAGCTAGACCTACGAAGATAAGTCCAACTACGATTGCGATTAGCGAGTGACTCATGCCGCCGATTACAAGCAGAACACCTGCTATAAACATGAATAAGTTATTTACAATAGCAGTCGTCTTTCTGCCAAACTTATCAAAGTTATTACCTGTAACGATTCTTCCTGCTCCGTTAAACAGCGAAACGATCATTCCGAGTACCGCAGATCCACCGTAAGCAAGCGAGATATTAGCTGCGCTATTGATAACCATCAGACCTGCTGAGTTTAGAGCAACAGCCCAGATGAAGAACACCCAGAATCTACCTGTCTTCATCATCTCTGCAGCTGAATAGTGATGAACCTTGTCATCAGATGCTGCAGCCTTGCTTGCACCTGCTGCAGGCGCTTCTGGAGCCTTAATGATAATAGCTGCGACAACCATTACTACGAAAATTGTGATAGCTAGAATCTTGAATGTTGAGAAAATTCCATACTTCGCAATGAACTTAGTTACAACACTTCCTAGGGCAAGTCCACCTAGACCGAATCCCATGAGCATAATTCCCGAAGCAAGACCAACCTTGTCTGGGAACCACTTAGTGATAGTGGTGATAACGGCATTATATCCAACACCTACGCCGCCGCCACCGAATACGCCGTAGAATATATAAAGCTTCGTGAGACTTCCTGATGCATCTGCTGGATTCAAAGTCGAAACCATAAAGAATCCGATGAGAAGCAGTGCTCCAGAGATGAGAATTCTGAGCTTTACACCGAAAATCTTGCCGAGATGACCTCCGATGAGTCCGCCCAAGCAGAACATGATCATCGATATAGTGAATGTCATCGACATCTGTGCTACTGTCCATGTCTTGAATACCTCTGCAAAAGGAGTTCTAAACAGTGACCATGCGTAAATAAGTCCGAGGAACAGCGTTGAAATAGTCGCCATTCCGAGGTACAACCATCTTTTGTTGTTATTCATTTCTTAAACCACCTGTCCTTACCTAATTGCGCTGCCATTACCTCTATGTAGCGCTTATATAATTTAACGCTCCATAGCTCTACGCTGAGCGCCAATGCAAAATATAATAACATTTTTTACGTGTATTTTCTAGCAATTATTATCATATCAGGCACATAACTTTTTATTTATGCTTCGAGAACCTTCTTCACCTTCCTGTATGAGAAGTTGGTTGTACTACCGATTTCATCATATATGAATGATTCTAAAGTTGTAATCGTGCATCCGATATCCCTGAGTGTTTTCATCGCCTCCTCGAGGTCATCCTTCTGCTTGGAAGCACAGCAATCCTTGATGACCTGAACATCATACCCCTTCTCTATAAGGCTCCTAGCGCTCTGCAGTATCCCAATATGTGCCTCTAGGCCAGCGAGCACAATGCGTTTACCTTTATGAGACTGTAGCAAGCTCTCCATGTCTGGGGAAGATGTACAGTCAAAATCAACCTTATCCAGCTTCTCAAAGCTATGTAACTCACTCTTAAGTTCACCTAAAACTGGCTCTGTATCGTGGCCGAACTGCTCTGTTAGGAGCGTTGGAAGCTCCAGTATCTTGAGGCATTTTGCTAGCTTTAATATGTTCCCCATGAACTTCTCGCTCTTACGAACCTTTGACACTGTGTGCCCCTGGACATCCATGATTATGCACATTGTACTATCCGAGCTAAGACCACGGAGCTTTGCGAGCAAGCCGTTATCCACGCGGTTCACCTTATATGGAGTGATGGTCGCATATCCATTTGCCAGGCAGTAAAGATCAGTATTTGGCGGCTGAACACTGCCATCCGTCACCTCACCGTTATACTTATATTCTCCTTCTGAAAAAGGTTTATTTTCGTGCTCCTCATCCTCGCTATCTAGGTTTTCTTCCATGACCCTCTCAAATTTGTTGTTGAAACCACAGATGCCAGCCTCGGCATATCTCACACCCTTAATCTGCCACTTAGGAAGGTCAGGTGCATTTACATTGAGAATGCTCCCAGGCTGCAGCTTCTTCGCTACTTCGAGCAGCTCCGGTATCATCTCGCAGATGAATTCAAAGTGCGTCGCTTTTCTGTTTGTCACGGACAGTGCAAGCGCACTATACCCGTTCAAAGCGCCTTCGTTTGCAATCGCGAACGTTCCGGAATAGTTTATATCTGCACCAGCATTTCCGCCGTGATTGATTCCGCCTATGACAAAGTCTGGTGGCGTCCCCGCCTCCTTCATCATATCTATACCGAACTTAGCGCAGTCTGCAGGAGTTCCAGATAAGGCAATTGCCTTCTTGGCTCCATCCATCTCTACCTGCTTAGCAGTCACTTTGCCACCAAACGTAATCGCCTGCCCGCTAGCACTCCGCTGCTTGTCAGGAGCCACAACATATACCTCTGCCATGTGCGAAAGAAAACGTACCAATGTGCGGATTCCGTGCGCATCTATTCCATCATCGTTGCTAACTAATATTCTAAGCATTGATATTCCTCATTCCCTTCTTGATATTACCGACAAACATCTTTATAAGCAGCCGTAGCAGCGGTTCAGACACTCTATAGAAATAGAAGTACAAAACTTGTTCGTCCTCTGTGCAGAGATCTGTAACTGGATTCATCATAAGCCCAACATCCTTGCCTACCTTGCATAGTTGTTCAACCGGCACAGGAGCTTTGATGCGCAGCATAACCGCTAATCCAGACTTAGAGTCAAGTGCCTCAATCAGTCCTTCTCCATATTCCCTAAACATCTCCATAGTGGTGTGAAGCTTTTCAGAATTTCTTTTTCTGCACTTCTTGATATGCCTGTAGTAATAGCCATTGTCCATGTACAGAGCTAAGCAAATCTGCTCCGCCTTGGAACACGTCTGCGAATACTTGCTCTTGATTCTGTCAAATATCTCCATGAGTTCCTTCGGCAGCACCATGTAGCTTATCTTAATCGATGCAAAAAGTGTCGACGAGAACGACCCAAGATACACGACTCTCCCCGACCTGTCGAGGCCCTGTAAGGCTGGTATAGGTTTCCCAAAGTACCTGAGTTCGCTATCGTAATCATCCTCTAGGATATAGCTGTCGTTGGCTTCCGCCCATTTAATCAGTTCATATCTACGGCCAATCGGCATAACGGCACCTGACGGAAACTGATTTGACGGATTTACATAAACGAGGCTTCGCATATTCACTGGAAGACGCTCAATCACAATTCCATTATCTTGAACTGGGATATTAGATAGGCTGACACCTTCATCCTTGAATATCTCCCGAACGGGGCCATACCCCGGAGATTCCATCGCAGCGTTGCTGATGCCGAGCTCTCTTAGGATACGTATGAGATGCGTTGCGAGCTGCTGTGAGCCTGCGCCTATCACAACTTGGTCTGGCGAACATTTCACACCTCTACCAGCATATAGATATTTTGCGATTTCGTAGCGAAGTGCTGCTTCACCCTGTACATCAGCTTCAGACTGCAGTGCGTAGGCATACTCATTGAACACCTTGCTCATGCACTTCTTCCACTTCGAGAACTCGAAACTCTCCTCGTCGTAGATGAGCGAGCGCTCCTTAACAGTCTTGGTGCTCTCTGGGGGGAGAAGCTCGTCCAGTGTGAGTTCTCCATCTGCACTTCCATTTCCGACCGCACCAGATATATCATCACTGACATAGTAGCCTGACTTGGGTCTGCTCTCTATGTAACCCTCTACGAGCAGCTGATTGTATGCGGTCTCAACAGTAGTGACACTGATACCATTTTCCTTCGCAAGCTGACGTAGCGATGGCAGCTTCATGCCGAGCTCAAACTCGCCGGAAAGAATTTTACCCTTTATGTAATCAAAAATCTGTATATAGATTTTGTTCATTATTATCGGCAAAATCGAAAATAATGCTTCTCATCGTCTGTTTTCCCCTATCTGTATTCTAAAAATTTGCATAAATTGTATATTTTTATAATTGCACTATGTTGTTATTATAATACTTGTCGAAAGAGTGCACAACGACAATTCGATAATAAAAACAGCATTTCTATAAGGAATTATAGATTGCTATATGGAGGATAAAAAGTATGATTGAAACTAAAAACCAGACAAACGGCACCAGCCGTGCCGACAGAAGCGATAAGACTTTAATTCTAGTAACCACTGCTATGATGACTGCTATGGTTATGATCGCAACTACATTCTTCAAGATTCCTAATGCAATGGGATACATTCACCTTGGTGACGGATTCGTGCTTCTCGCAGCGATCATCTTGCCTAAGAAGTACGCCTGCTTCGCTGGCGGTGTTGGTGCTGGGCTAGCAGACATCTATGGTGGTTATGCCGTTTGGGCACCTTGGACATTGGTAATTAAAATCGTTATGGTGCTGATTGTGCAGCTATTCTTTGATCTACTGAATAAGCGTGCGGCAAACGGAGGTCATGTAGCTAAGGTTGCAGGACTACCTTTTTCAGAGCTATTCGCATACGTACTTGCAGTTCTCTGGACTGTATCTGGTTACTACGCAGCGCAGGGCTTCATATATGGAAACTGGGCTGCCCCACTCGCTGATGTTCCCGGCAATGTCCTACAGGCAACTGTTGGTGCAGTTGTTGCTATCATAGTTTCTGTGGCATTAGGCAAGACGGCACTAGGAAGAAGCTTCTATTATAAGAGAACTTCTCTTTAATCACAGAACATTCAGAAGTCATTTACAGAAATCGAGGTTAATAGATGGAATATAAGAGAATATTATCTGTACAAGATATATCATGCGTCGGACAGTGCTCGCTGACCGTCGCACTACCTATACTTTCGGCATGCGGACACGAGACAGCAATTTTACCAGCAGCCGTACTTTCGAATCACACTGGTGGATTTAAAGGTTTTACTTGCCGCGACTTAACTAGCGATATGCCTGATATCATCAAGCAATGGGAGATCGAGGGAATTACATTCGATGGAGCATATACGGGATACCTCGGAAGCAGCGAGCAGATTGCATATGTCAAGGATATATTTGCAAGGCTTGTATCTCCGTCCGGTCTACGGATAGTAGACCCAGCGATGGCGGATGGCGGCAAGCTCTATCCAGCATTTGACATGGACTTCGTGGAGGTTATGAAGTCGCTTGTCGCTGTAGCTGACGTAACACTTCCTAATATAACGGAGGCTTCACTTCTAACAGGTAATGAGTACAAGGAAAGCTACGACGAAGAGTATACTGAGAAGCTCGTAAAGGGCTTGCATGAGCTAGGTGCCAAGACCGTCATCATGACTGGTGTCAGCTATAATGATGAGAGCACAGGAATCCTCGTTTCAGACGAAAACGGCATAAATTACATAAGGCACGAGAAGATGCCTATTTCTTGCCACGGAACGGGTGATGTGTTCGCATCTGCATTTGTAGGATCTTACCTCGCAGGCAAAGATAAGGCTGAAGCAGCTAGAATTGCTGGCGAATACGTCCTCAGCTGCATCAAGAATACGATAGATGACAAAGAGCACTGGTACGGTGTAAAGTTCGAACCATTACTTGGAGATTTAATTTCAGCCATTCGCGGTTAATCCGCTAGGCATGTAGCCATATGTTTTAACGACATGTAGTCGGGAGCGCAAGTTCCCGGCTTATTGTTTTGTTTGTAATTATTTGATGTTTTGTATCCATCCATTATCAGGATTTGATTTATTTAAAAAAATTTAACTATTTATGCGTTTGCAGCCCTTTTGTAACTCAGCATATGGTAAAATGGCATGGATAATCGTAAATGAAAATACCGCAGTTAGTCGTTAATTATCATTAATGACAGCAATACATATTGATGACAATTGTTACCGGAGGTCATAATGAACGATAAAATCGCAGGAAAATTCCGCGGCACAGGAGTAAAGGCTGGTCTCATGTACGGAATGGCTGAGTTCTACGGAGGTGGCGCTTTCGTAATCATCAACACCTTCTTTTTAGTCTTCCTGACTAAAGCTCTTGGCATGCCCGCTGCACTCGCTGGCGCTATTCCAATGGTAGGAAAGGTATGGGATGCCATTACCGATCCGATGATGGGAAATATCACCGATAGGACATCCTCAAGATTTGGACCTAAGAGGCTATACATATTGATAGGCGGAATCCTATCTGCTATCGCATTTGTATCGCTCTGGACGACGATTCCAACGCGAAGCACTACATTGCAGTTTATCTACTACATAGTTATGTACTGCTTATTTTCGACGTGCTTCACAATCATAATGGTCCCTTACAACGGTCTCCTGCCGGACATGGTTGATAGCTATGATATTCGCTCAAAGTTCTCGAGTCTCAGGATGATTTGGTCTACTGTAGGAGCCATCTTGGCTGGACTCGTTCCAACGTTAATGATAAAAGATACTTTGAACACGAGCATGTATCTCAAGGTAGCGATCATTTTCGGCATCCTGTTCGGCTTTGCAGCAGTGGTAACATTTATTGGAACTTGGGAAAAGGTAAAGTCACCAGTTAAGACGAAGCTTCGCGATAGCTTCTCCGAGGCATCGTCAGTATTCAAAAGCCGTTCCTTCAAGATTTTCATCGGCATATACCTCTCCGGTCAGTGTGCGATGGACTTCGTTTCGGGTATGGCCATTTACTATGTCGACGATGTTTTAGGAGGATATGATAAGGGATACCTGACCATGCTGATGGGAGTGCTTCTCTCATCTCAGCTTATCGGAATGCTAATCTTCACACCGATAATGACCAGAACCTCAAAGCGCACCACCATCCTCATCGGTGCTCCTATAAGGTTAGCTTCAACTCTTGGACTACTTGCGTTTTCGTATGCAGGTGCCCCAATTGTTCCAGTCCTTCTACTCTCCGCCGGAGTGGGAATTGGAAACGCAGCAACTTTGACGAGCATATTTGCAATTCTGGCCGATATGGCGGATATAGATGAACTTATCACTTCCACAAGGCGTCCAGGCATCGTATCCGGGATGGCGACATTTGCGAGAAAAATCTCTGCAGGCCTATCGGTGTGGTTCATCGGAATCCTACTATCGCTAGTAGGCTACGATGCTAAACTCGCGCATTCAGGAGTTAGTCAAGCTTTAACAACGCAGCGCGGAATCGCTATGATTTTCATCGTAATACCAGCTATTCTCGTAGTATTACTGCTGATATTCGGATACATCTTCCCGATAACAAATAAGGAGTTCGATATTGTAAAGAAGGAAATAGGTAGAAGGCGCGGCACCGATGGCAGCATCGCATCAGACGACGAGAAGCGAATACTCGAACGTGTAACGGGTTTCAAATACGAGGATTTGTGGAAGACGTCAAACGAACATAAGATCAGATCGTAAATCACTAGAATTGGCTTACAATGATAAAACAAGAGGTGAACACATATGACCAATACTGATGCTCATATAGAGCAGCAAAATTCCAAGTCCGAGAACAGCCCACTCGTGTGGGCACACCGCGGTGCAAGCGGGTATTGTCCTGAGAACACTCTACCGGCATTTCAGAGAGCAATTGAACTAGGGGCAGATGGCATTGAGTTAGACGTGCAGATGACCAGAGATGGCGAACTCGTCGTTTGTCATGACGAGACGATAGATAGGACCTCAAACGGCAGTGGCTGGATTAAGGACAAAACGCTCGCAGAATTGAAGGCTCTGGATTTCTCCTATGGCAAAAAAGATTTCTCAGGAACCACTATACCGACTATGCGCGAGGTATTTGACCTGCTTGATGATGCCGACATAATGATAAACATAGAGCTTAAGACAGGAATTGTTTTTTACCCAGGCATGGCAGAAAAGCTTCTAAAATTGGCCAGCGAATGCGGATTCTCAGATAGGGTCATCTATTCGTCCTTTAACCACTACACGATAAAGCACATGCGAGAAATATCACCTGAGGCGAAGCTAGGATTCCTCTATGCCGACGGAACAATCGGTATGCCTGCATATGCGCTAAAATACGGAGTTCAAGCTCTACACCCAGCGCTATACAACATACAGTTTCCGGGCTTTATGGAAGAGTGCCATAAGAGCGGCATTGCTGTCAACGTATGGACGGTTGACCAGGATGAGTATATAGAGATGTCATGCAGAGCTGGCGTCGACGCCATTATTACCAACTACCCTGATAAAACACTTGAAACAATCAGGAGGCTGATATGAAGGTTCATACGCAAGCAAGGGTAACAAGGGTAAACACCTCTGAAGCCCAGAATCTGAGCGATGCGAAGCTTCCAGCTGGCATCACCATCGTCAGGGAGAGTGAGTACGATGATCATATGGTCACTACCAACAAGCGCTGGCGAGAAGACCATGTGACCGAAGGACAGTTTACCGCATATGACGGCATTTCTATTCAGTACTACCATGCACCGCAGGAGAGTTCTCCGAAGGGCTGCATCGTCATGCTCCACGGTTACTGCGGCTTCTGGGGAAAATTTCATGAGATGGCCGAATATTACTGGCTAGCTGGCTACGAGGTTTTCTTTCTGGAGCACCGTGGTCACGGCTATTCGGGCAGACAGATAGACGAGGATGATATCGTCCATGTGAATAGCTATAACGATTACACGAGCGATCTCCATCAATTCATGATTGAGATTGCTAAGCCTCGCATCGGGAATCTCACATGCATCATGTTCGCACACTCCATGGGAGGTGCAATCGGTGCTCTATACTTAGAGCAGCATCCTGGGATATTCGACGCTGCAATCCTAAGTTCCCCCATGTTCGAGATAAAAACTGATGGCACGCCTAAGTTTTTAATCAGCCTCATGCTAGCTAAAATCAAGCTGCTGCGTCAGGAGAAGCTGCCGTTTCCCGGTGGCAAACGCTGGGATGGTATCCCCACTTACGAGAAGAGCAGTGCAATGTCAGAGCCTAGGTACAGGTATATATTTAATCAGCGCCTTGAAGACAACCACTATCATACAAATATGA
Coding sequences within it:
- a CDS encoding pyridoxamine kinase, with the protein product MEYKRILSVQDISCVGQCSLTVALPILSACGHETAILPAAVLSNHTGGFKGFTCRDLTSDMPDIIKQWEIEGITFDGAYTGYLGSSEQIAYVKDIFARLVSPSGLRIVDPAMADGGKLYPAFDMDFVEVMKSLVAVADVTLPNITEASLLTGNEYKESYDEEYTEKLVKGLHELGAKTVIMTGVSYNDESTGILVSDENGINYIRHEKMPISCHGTGDVFASAFVGSYLAGKDKAEAARIAGEYVLSCIKNTIDDKEHWYGVKFEPLLGDLISAIRG
- a CDS encoding MFS transporter gives rise to the protein MNDKIAGKFRGTGVKAGLMYGMAEFYGGGAFVIINTFFLVFLTKALGMPAALAGAIPMVGKVWDAITDPMMGNITDRTSSRFGPKRLYILIGGILSAIAFVSLWTTIPTRSTTLQFIYYIVMYCLFSTCFTIIMVPYNGLLPDMVDSYDIRSKFSSLRMIWSTVGAILAGLVPTLMIKDTLNTSMYLKVAIIFGILFGFAAVVTFIGTWEKVKSPVKTKLRDSFSEASSVFKSRSFKIFIGIYLSGQCAMDFVSGMAIYYVDDVLGGYDKGYLTMLMGVLLSSQLIGMLIFTPIMTRTSKRTTILIGAPIRLASTLGLLAFSYAGAPIVPVLLLSAGVGIGNAATLTSIFAILADMADIDELITSTRRPGIVSGMATFARKISAGLSVWFIGILLSLVGYDAKLAHSGVSQALTTQRGIAMIFIVIPAILVVLLLIFGYIFPITNKEFDIVKKEIGRRRGTDGSIASDDEKRILERVTGFKYEDLWKTSNEHKIRS
- a CDS encoding glycerophosphodiester phosphodiesterase, which gives rise to MTNTDAHIEQQNSKSENSPLVWAHRGASGYCPENTLPAFQRAIELGADGIELDVQMTRDGELVVCHDETIDRTSNGSGWIKDKTLAELKALDFSYGKKDFSGTTIPTMREVFDLLDDADIMINIELKTGIVFYPGMAEKLLKLASECGFSDRVIYSSFNHYTIKHMREISPEAKLGFLYADGTIGMPAYALKYGVQALHPALYNIQFPGFMEECHKSGIAVNVWTVDQDEYIEMSCRAGVDAIITNYPDKTLETIRRLI
- a CDS encoding alpha/beta fold hydrolase, producing the protein MKVHTQARVTRVNTSEAQNLSDAKLPAGITIVRESEYDDHMVTTNKRWREDHVTEGQFTAYDGISIQYYHAPQESSPKGCIVMLHGYCGFWGKFHEMAEYYWLAGYEVFFLEHRGHGYSGRQIDEDDIVHVNSYNDYTSDLHQFMIEIAKPRIGNLTCIMFAHSMGGAIGALYLEQHPGIFDAAILSSPMFEIKTDGTPKFLISLMLAKIKLLRQEKLPFPGGKRWDGIPTYEKSSAMSEPRYRYIFNQRLEDNHYHTNMMSNGWGYASFRTTPKILKDAGKIDIPVLLLTSGSDALVDSKGHYKFAYSTPNTEFIIYEGAKHELYNGTDEILEDYYKRVFEFLDRISEQNS